Proteins encoded together in one Bradyrhizobium sp. CB82 window:
- a CDS encoding phasin codes for MAEINPSAEKFRTMLGEALGRLRKANAEYFELLEKGLSSSPLPIASQAKEFCDHMQRNVNATFDLGDKLIQAKDMQDALKIQSEFFQDQMRSLTDQARNMGESAMKAASGMFPKA; via the coding sequence ATGGCTGAGATCAATCCGTCCGCCGAGAAATTCCGCACGATGCTGGGCGAAGCGCTCGGACGTCTGCGCAAGGCCAATGCAGAATATTTTGAGCTGCTGGAGAAAGGCCTGAGCTCCTCGCCGCTGCCGATCGCGAGCCAGGCCAAGGAGTTCTGCGATCATATGCAGCGCAACGTCAACGCGACGTTCGATCTCGGCGACAAGCTCATCCAGGCCAAGGATATGCAGGACGCACTCAAGATCCAGTCCGAGTTCTTCCAGGACCAGATGCGCTCGCTGACCGACCAGGCCAGGAACATGGGCGAGTCCGCGATGAAGGCGGCGAGCGGCATGTTCCCGAAGGCATAG
- a CDS encoding potassium channel family protein, with amino-acid sequence MALQFLVGTVISLVNIMIHALVTVAAIGIARAAGLRHTARPRSHLMAVMVATAAALMVAHTLEILVWALAYRLVGAAPAGSELLYFAFVNYTTLGYGDITPVPQWRLVGPMTAMNGILLFGWSTAVLFEVLRKTLEHLAALKAKGFSSEDRG; translated from the coding sequence ATGGCGCTTCAATTCCTGGTCGGCACCGTCATCAGCCTCGTCAACATCATGATTCACGCGCTCGTGACCGTCGCCGCCATCGGCATCGCACGCGCGGCGGGGCTACGGCACACGGCGCGGCCGCGATCGCATCTGATGGCCGTGATGGTGGCGACGGCGGCCGCCCTGATGGTGGCCCACACGCTCGAGATTCTCGTCTGGGCGCTCGCTTACCGGTTGGTCGGCGCGGCGCCAGCTGGCAGCGAGCTGCTCTATTTCGCCTTCGTCAACTACACCACGCTCGGCTATGGCGACATCACCCCGGTTCCGCAATGGCGGCTGGTCGGCCCGATGACCGCGATGAACGGCATCCTGCTTTTCGGCTGGTCGACCGCCGTCCTGTTCGAGGTGCTGCGCAAGACCCTGGAGCACCTCGCGGCGCTCAAGGCCAAAGGTTTCAGTTCTGAAGATCGAGGCTAG
- a CDS encoding 3-oxoacid CoA-transferase subunit B yields MDAQTIIARRVAKELRSGDLVNLGIGIPTLVANFVPPDLKVFFQSENGLIGTGPIPEQGMAHPTLTDAGGRPISALPGAATFDSAMSFGLIRGGHVDVTVLGGLQVDAHGHLANWMIPGKMVPGMGGAMDLVSGAKRVIVAMQHAAKGKSKIVAKCTLPLTSARPVSLVVTDMAVIGFPDGKATLLETAPGVSIGEIMAVTDAELTVPDDVPEMKI; encoded by the coding sequence ATGGATGCACAGACCATCATCGCCCGGCGCGTCGCCAAGGAGCTCAGGAGCGGCGACCTCGTCAATCTCGGCATCGGCATTCCGACGCTGGTCGCGAACTTCGTTCCGCCCGATCTGAAGGTGTTCTTTCAATCGGAGAACGGCCTCATCGGCACCGGGCCGATCCCGGAGCAAGGCATGGCTCATCCGACGCTGACGGATGCCGGCGGTCGCCCGATCAGCGCCCTGCCCGGCGCCGCCACCTTCGACAGCGCGATGTCGTTCGGGCTGATCCGCGGCGGCCATGTCGACGTCACCGTGCTCGGCGGCCTCCAGGTCGATGCGCACGGCCACCTCGCCAACTGGATGATCCCCGGCAAGATGGTGCCGGGCATGGGCGGGGCGATGGATCTCGTCAGCGGCGCCAAGCGCGTCATCGTCGCCATGCAGCACGCGGCCAAGGGCAAGTCGAAGATCGTCGCCAAGTGCACACTGCCGCTGACCTCGGCGCGGCCGGTGAGCCTGGTCGTTACCGACATGGCCGTGATCGGCTTTCCCGACGGCAAGGCGACGCTGCTCGAGACCGCGCCGGGCGTCAGTATCGGCGAGATCATGGCCGTCACGGACGCCGAGCTGACCGTTCCCGACGACGTGCCGGAAATGAAGATCTGA
- a CDS encoding 3-oxoacid CoA-transferase subunit A produces the protein MKAVSVEEAVAMIPAGASVMVGGFMGVGTPERLLDEVVRQQKGRLSLICNDAATPGKGVGKLFDAALVSRLTATHIGLNPKAQQQMLADQIAVDLIPQGTFVERIRAGGCGLGGVLTPTGVGTLVAEGKRQIEVDGKPFLLETALRAQFALVHAFLADYLGNLAYALTSRNFNPVMAMAADTVIVTADNIVPVGVIAPDHVVTPAPLVDFLITNG, from the coding sequence ATGAAGGCCGTTTCCGTCGAAGAAGCCGTTGCAATGATCCCGGCGGGCGCGAGCGTCATGGTCGGCGGGTTCATGGGTGTCGGAACACCGGAGCGCCTGCTCGATGAAGTCGTCCGGCAGCAGAAGGGTAGGCTTTCGCTCATCTGCAATGACGCAGCCACGCCCGGCAAAGGCGTCGGCAAGCTGTTCGATGCCGCGCTGGTATCGCGTCTCACCGCAACCCACATCGGCCTCAATCCGAAGGCGCAGCAGCAGATGCTGGCGGACCAGATCGCCGTCGATCTCATTCCGCAAGGCACGTTCGTCGAGCGCATTCGCGCGGGCGGATGCGGTCTCGGCGGCGTTCTGACCCCGACCGGCGTCGGCACGCTGGTCGCCGAAGGCAAGCGACAGATCGAGGTCGACGGCAAGCCGTTCCTGCTCGAGACCGCGCTGCGGGCGCAGTTCGCGCTGGTCCATGCCTTTCTCGCCGACTATCTCGGCAACCTCGCCTACGCCCTGACCTCCCGCAACTTCAATCCCGTGATGGCGATGGCCGCCGACACCGTCATCGTCACGGCGGACAACATCGTGCCGGTCGGCGTCATCGCGCCCGATCACGTCGTGACGCCGGCGCCGCTCGTCGATTTCCTCATCACCAACGGGTGA
- a CDS encoding alpha/beta hydrolase produces MTGRDVLKRCFVSLILLLVGTALAVAQPFTRRSSQMQHDGLKKTYEIANFRLGGKYDLSDPSKWENGGEGGVTLESLGAGKLRASYIAVGKARRNANDEITNAVVINSYYSGDSTDMFEQWVNGAALSGGVPIIGPGRPIDTDRYFVIMVDPLGTWGASKPSDGLGVKFPQYSYFDMVQANYRLLRDHLKVARVALVTGVSMGGTQTYVWGVMHPEYVSAIMPIGGTTQSDAGDPVGNWTFQMMTAAIESDPVWQSTHGDYYKLPKEEHPVPGVAFGWSILGMTGYDFGYRTTQNFTAVQPEIFYWDPPNAKAGLNVTNRAKLYDAVDLVWRNRVGEKHNINADLGRIQARTLVMHITNDLWLNFKLAQKAVDRVPGADLIAEESPVAHYGVFPLINNRKNDPKFVAFMDDVASLDRAQQFVDKNYRVPGVAENIDLKKSFWKEFVTYPYPVKFANAKDKSGNAWQIGYMDEYAGAAKDPKVLVIIHGKGAFGGHYGNVMQYALRSGLRVIVPDLPHYGMSGPGNLDKSPARTMQDMREVIYDLVVNQLGVKKAYYLGHSLGGQFVMGYALTWPDAVQGLALEAPSGLEEYPRDITIAKDKKARLFDQAFDHDFDKWKATWDQTGILAAEKARDEQNIRDFFYFKKRDPNTGAVSAAKSGYFFSDSEYARFHTEQRVGLTKGNPKELEQWCNVFIYDIYTIGSELQQDDPKNLYERLTQIKAPIFLAFGDKEPFIPTPAFNGLTDLGRDVITPFMTRMTNAGNRPMLKIYPETGHFIHTDNPVEYSADVVDFVTKGTVDTSSPLGTDRMIKGAVVSALPVAPTPAGAAPTAGLNK; encoded by the coding sequence ATGACCGGGAGAGACGTCCTCAAACGTTGCTTCGTCAGCCTGATCCTGTTGCTGGTCGGCACAGCGCTCGCTGTCGCGCAACCCTTCACCCGCCGCTCGTCGCAGATGCAGCATGATGGGCTGAAGAAGACCTACGAGATCGCCAACTTCCGCCTCGGCGGCAAATACGATCTGTCCGATCCATCGAAATGGGAGAATGGCGGCGAGGGCGGCGTGACGCTGGAATCGCTCGGCGCCGGCAAGCTGCGCGCCTCGTACATCGCCGTCGGCAAGGCGCGGCGCAATGCCAATGACGAGATCACCAACGCCGTGGTCATCAACTCCTACTATTCGGGCGACTCCACCGACATGTTCGAGCAGTGGGTCAACGGGGCTGCCCTGTCAGGCGGCGTGCCCATCATCGGGCCGGGCCGGCCGATCGACACCGATCGCTATTTCGTCATCATGGTCGATCCGCTCGGCACCTGGGGCGCCAGCAAGCCATCCGACGGACTAGGCGTGAAATTCCCGCAATACAGCTACTTCGACATGGTGCAGGCGAACTACCGCCTGCTGCGCGATCATCTGAAGGTCGCGCGCGTGGCGCTCGTCACCGGCGTCTCCATGGGCGGCACGCAGACCTATGTCTGGGGCGTGATGCATCCGGAATATGTCAGCGCGATCATGCCGATCGGCGGCACCACGCAGTCCGATGCCGGCGACCCCGTCGGCAACTGGACCTTCCAGATGATGACGGCCGCGATCGAGTCCGACCCCGTGTGGCAATCCACGCACGGCGATTACTACAAGCTGCCCAAGGAGGAGCATCCGGTGCCGGGCGTTGCGTTCGGCTGGTCCATCCTTGGAATGACCGGGTACGACTTTGGCTATCGCACGACGCAGAATTTCACCGCGGTCCAGCCCGAGATCTTCTACTGGGATCCGCCAAATGCGAAGGCTGGGTTGAACGTCACCAACCGCGCCAAGCTCTATGATGCCGTCGATCTCGTCTGGCGCAACCGGGTCGGGGAAAAGCACAACATCAATGCCGATCTCGGCCGTATCCAGGCGCGCACGCTGGTGATGCACATCACCAATGACCTCTGGCTGAACTTCAAGCTCGCCCAGAAGGCGGTCGATCGTGTGCCCGGCGCAGACCTCATCGCCGAGGAAAGCCCGGTTGCCCATTATGGCGTCTTCCCGCTCATCAACAACCGCAAGAACGATCCGAAGTTCGTCGCCTTCATGGACGACGTCGCGAGCCTCGATCGTGCGCAACAGTTCGTCGACAAGAACTATCGCGTGCCGGGTGTCGCCGAGAATATCGATCTCAAGAAATCCTTCTGGAAGGAGTTCGTGACCTATCCCTACCCGGTCAAGTTCGCCAACGCCAAGGACAAGAGCGGCAACGCCTGGCAGATCGGCTACATGGATGAATATGCCGGCGCCGCCAAGGATCCGAAGGTTCTCGTCATCATCCATGGCAAGGGCGCGTTCGGCGGGCACTACGGTAACGTCATGCAGTATGCCTTGCGCAGCGGCTTGCGCGTGATCGTGCCCGACCTGCCGCATTATGGCATGTCCGGCCCTGGTAACCTCGACAAGAGCCCAGCCCGCACCATGCAGGACATGCGCGAGGTCATCTACGACCTCGTCGTCAACCAGCTCGGCGTCAAGAAGGCCTATTATCTCGGCCATTCGCTCGGCGGTCAGTTCGTCATGGGCTACGCCCTGACCTGGCCGGATGCGGTGCAGGGGCTCGCGCTAGAGGCGCCGTCCGGCCTCGAGGAATATCCGCGCGACATCACCATCGCCAAGGACAAGAAGGCCCGCCTGTTCGATCAGGCCTTCGACCACGACTTCGACAAGTGGAAGGCGACCTGGGACCAGACCGGTATTCTGGCCGCGGAGAAGGCGCGCGATGAGCAGAACATCCGCGACTTCTTCTATTTCAAGAAGCGTGATCCGAACACCGGCGCGGTGTCCGCGGCCAAGAGCGGGTATTTCTTCAGCGACAGCGAATATGCCCGCTTCCATACCGAGCAGCGCGTCGGGCTGACCAAGGGCAATCCCAAGGAGCTCGAGCAATGGTGCAACGTCTTCATCTACGACATCTACACGATCGGCTCTGAGCTCCAGCAGGATGACCCGAAGAACCTCTACGAGCGGCTCACCCAGATCAAGGCGCCGATCTTCCTCGCGTTTGGCGACAAGGAGCCCTTCATTCCGACGCCTGCCTTCAACGGGCTGACGGATCTGGGACGCGACGTCATCACGCCGTTCATGACGCGGATGACCAACGCCGGCAACCGGCCGATGCTCAAGATCTATCCGGAGACCGGGCACTTCATCCACACGGACAACCCGGTGGAATATTCTGCTGACGTCGTCGACTTCGTGACCAAGGGAACGGTCGACACCTCGTCGCCGCTCGGCACCGATCGCATGATCAAGGGGGCCGTGGTATCGGCCCTGCCGGTGGCGCCGACCCCGGCAGGTGCTGCGCCGACGGCCGGCCTGAACAAATAG
- a CDS encoding alpha/beta hydrolase has protein sequence MPRVQAGEVQLSWREWGEGNLTVVFIHGNLASKDWIELAAPMFPSGLRVIGIDWRGCGDSDRPKPAADYSNYSMQQHARDMLAALDALGVGYCHLATHSTGGIIAARMLLMQPQRFGRVFALDPVTPLGMAFNADQIGLFRAMMASKELTRTVMATAASSLFVPESMAPNEVPRFRDGVEEIKALFDRIVEQTFGVSEGIWIGTPVNLTREKESRELERRMGEIRHPHLVLWGEWDGWIPTADLRAMAEAMPDCRLVVVPRVGHSMNLELPALYAGYFGAWFGGLAA, from the coding sequence ATGCCAAGGGTGCAGGCGGGAGAGGTTCAGTTGAGCTGGCGAGAATGGGGAGAAGGCAACCTCACCGTCGTCTTCATCCACGGCAATCTCGCCAGCAAGGACTGGATCGAGCTCGCCGCGCCGATGTTTCCCTCTGGCCTGCGCGTGATCGGCATCGACTGGCGTGGCTGCGGCGACAGCGACCGGCCGAAACCTGCGGCCGATTATTCGAACTACTCGATGCAGCAGCATGCGCGGGACATGCTGGCGGCGCTCGATGCGCTGGGCGTCGGCTATTGCCACCTCGCCACGCATTCGACCGGCGGCATCATCGCCGCGCGCATGCTCCTGATGCAGCCGCAACGCTTCGGACGCGTGTTCGCGCTCGATCCGGTAACGCCGCTCGGCATGGCCTTCAATGCCGATCAGATCGGGCTTTTCCGCGCGATGATGGCGAGCAAGGAGCTGACGCGGACGGTGATGGCGACCGCTGCCTCCTCGCTGTTCGTGCCGGAGAGCATGGCGCCAAACGAAGTTCCCCGATTCCGCGACGGCGTAGAGGAAATCAAGGCGCTGTTCGACCGCATCGTCGAGCAGACCTTTGGCGTCTCCGAAGGCATCTGGATCGGGACGCCCGTCAATCTGACCCGGGAAAAGGAGAGCCGGGAGCTGGAGCGACGCATGGGCGAGATCCGGCATCCGCATCTGGTGCTGTGGGGCGAATGGGACGGCTGGATTCCGACCGCCGACCTGCGCGCCATGGCCGAGGCGATGCCGGACTGCCGGCTGGTCGTGGTGCCCCGCGTCGGGCATTCGATGAATCTCGAGCTGCCGGCCCTGTACGCCGGCTATTTCGGCGCCTGGTTTGGGGGACTTGCCGCATAA
- a CDS encoding alpha/beta hydrolase — translation MPFLNHGSYRIRYELEGPPDAPAYVLVNGLTQYAELWGAYREALVARHFRVATFDLLGQGGSDKPALYINQDDQVTALHRLIGQLGDGPIFLSGISFGGVIALRYAIEHGKRLSGLVPMSCFAELTPQLLLIGNALRTGLILGGTGYLQDLLLPMNLSDQWLKPLLDKLDSVKRQGWLVNDVYALQNLMESFLDFQPLTPKLSSITVPTMILNGEFDFLTPRALHETLRLEIPNNSLVIIPRAYHAFTLEKGALTADLLARFAQDVLAGRWQGNKAVLVAPEEPGGELTPFPAGYDHLRAIPVLRTPT, via the coding sequence ATGCCCTTCCTCAATCACGGCTCATACCGGATACGCTATGAGCTCGAAGGGCCGCCGGACGCCCCCGCCTATGTCCTGGTGAATGGCCTCACGCAATATGCCGAGCTCTGGGGCGCCTATCGCGAGGCTCTGGTCGCGCGGCATTTCCGCGTCGCGACCTTCGATCTGCTCGGCCAGGGCGGCTCAGACAAGCCGGCCCTGTACATCAATCAGGACGACCAGGTTACCGCGCTTCATCGCCTGATCGGCCAGCTTGGCGATGGACCGATCTTCCTCAGCGGCATCAGCTTCGGCGGAGTCATTGCACTGCGCTACGCGATTGAGCACGGCAAGCGGCTGTCCGGCCTGGTGCCGATGAGCTGCTTTGCGGAGCTCACCCCACAACTGCTCCTGATCGGCAACGCCTTGCGCACCGGCCTGATCCTGGGCGGCACCGGCTATCTTCAGGATCTGCTGCTGCCGATGAACCTGTCGGACCAGTGGCTGAAGCCGCTCCTGGACAAGCTCGACAGCGTCAAGCGGCAGGGCTGGCTCGTCAATGACGTCTACGCGCTCCAGAACCTGATGGAGTCCTTTCTCGACTTCCAGCCGCTGACGCCGAAGCTCTCGTCGATTACAGTCCCGACCATGATTCTCAATGGCGAGTTCGACTTTCTGACGCCGCGCGCACTGCACGAAACCCTGCGGCTCGAAATCCCCAACAACTCGCTGGTGATCATCCCGCGGGCCTATCATGCCTTCACGCTCGAGAAGGGCGCCCTCACCGCCGATCTGCTGGCGCGCTTCGCCCAAGACGTGCTCGCCGGACGCTGGCAGGGCAACAAGGCGGTCTTGGTCGCACCGGAAGAGCCCGGTGGCGAGCTCACGCCGTTTCCGGCAGGCTACGACCATCTGCGTGCGATTCCCGTGCTGAGGACGCCGACATGA
- a CDS encoding helix-turn-helix domain-containing protein yields the protein MFVRITTDPLPRPHSLSDLGMTSDSNPLVSLNEFTYKKGNEIYGEKEPAEYIYQVKSGAVRSYKLLSDGRRQIGAFHLAGDVFGLENGSSHRFTAEAVIDTTVRLIKRQSLETVAESDVVVAKNLLRMTTTNLQHAEDHMLLLGRKTSLERVAAFLIEMDTRLTAAGVLALPMSRRDIADYLGLTLETVSRAISHLHGLGILGFVGNTQRQIVLLDRQQLASLDLQN from the coding sequence ATGTTTGTGCGCATCACGACTGATCCGCTGCCCCGCCCCCATTCACTTAGCGACCTCGGAATGACAAGCGATTCAAATCCGCTGGTCAGTTTAAACGAATTTACCTACAAGAAAGGCAATGAAATCTACGGCGAGAAAGAGCCGGCCGAGTACATCTATCAGGTCAAATCCGGCGCGGTGCGAAGCTACAAGCTGCTGTCGGACGGACGCCGTCAGATCGGCGCCTTTCACCTCGCCGGCGATGTCTTCGGGCTGGAGAACGGCAGCTCCCATCGCTTCACCGCGGAAGCCGTCATCGACACCACCGTCCGCCTGATCAAGCGGCAGAGCCTGGAGACCGTGGCCGAGAGCGATGTCGTGGTAGCCAAGAACCTACTCCGCATGACCACGACCAATTTACAGCATGCGGAAGATCATATGCTGCTGCTCGGCCGCAAGACGTCGCTGGAGCGGGTCGCCGCCTTCCTGATCGAGATGGATACGCGGCTAACTGCCGCAGGCGTCCTGGCGTTGCCGATGTCGCGGCGCGATATCGCCGACTATCTCGGACTGACGCTGGAGACCGTCTCGCGCGCCATATCGCATCTGCACGGGCTTGGCATCCTCGGCTTCGTCGGCAACACCCAGCGCCAGATCGTTCTCCTGGACCGCCAGCAACTCGCTAGCCTCGATCTTCAGAACTGA